Within Vibrio campbellii CAIM 519 = NBRC 15631 = ATCC 25920, the genomic segment TACTAAGTAGCTGTGCGCGCCAGTCGGCAGTTTTTCAAGCTTCTCTTGTAACTGAGATTTTACTGATTCAGTGATCGACTCATCTTCACGACCTGCGGCAAGCAAGTTGATTGGGAATACTCGGTAGTTATTGTGAATTTGACGGTCGATTTCGTTCGCGAGTTCATCCGGCGTCTCGAACTCTTGGTCGATCACATCACCAAAGGCAACATGCACTTTGCCTTTGTAACCCACGATGCCTTGAATGATGCTTTCAATGTCTTCAAACTCGCCTTTCTCATAGCGGCCATTCTCTGCCTTTTCATACAGTTCTTTGGCTTTTGCTATGTCACAAGGGTCATTTTGGTAAGAGATAGACACTGGCACAATCTTCAATGAGCGAGTGTATTCGCCAAAGCTGACTTTTTGCTTACGGCCTTCCACATGGAACATCTTCAAGATGGCTGGATCAGTAAAATCATTACCGTCTTTCGCACGGCCTTCTTTTTGCGCAATCCAGATTGAGTTGCCTGTGTCTAGAGAGTGCTTGATGTAGCCAGACAATAAACCCAACGCTTTCATCATTTCACGCGGTGCTTTAGCAGAACGTTTTACAATGAAGCTCTTGTTGAGTCGCATTAGCTCAGTCGCACAAGGTTTCTTCAGCAGGTTATCACCAATTGCAATACGCACAGTACGATGATCTGTTTGGTGTAAACCGTAGTTCACAAGCGCTGGATCCATCGCGATATCACGGTGGTTAGAAACAAATAAGTAAGATGTGTTCTTATCCAATTTATCTAGGCCAGAAAATGTCACGCCGTCGGTGGTTCGATTTAGCGTATCTTGCAGGTACTTCTTAACCTCTAGCTGAATCGCTTCCACAGAATCCAGTTTACTCCACTTCGCTTTCAAGTAGACACGGATAATCGGACTCATGAGTGTTTTGAACCACGCCGCTTTGTCTGCAAAACGGTGGTTTAAAATCGCACTGATAAACTCATCGTCTTTGATCAGGCGGTCCAGCGCAGCTGGGATTTCTTCGTCATTGTATGGACGAATTTCAATATAAGGATCGTTATTGGCTGTCATTATTCAATTCATTTCAAAAAAAGCTGGCACATTTTACGCATTGTTTTGCCAACCCGCAGCATTTTAGACCATACTTTTAACATGGTCATACCAGTAGCATTACAATTTCTATTCACAAAAAAATCTGTTATCCGGTTGGCAATTTAGGGGTTTAGCGTTACCCTTAGCGCCCCAAAAACTCTGGTATTCACAATGAACTACGCAACTGAATTTCACGACGCTAATTACCCTTTTCTTAATGTTGCTGCGCGTAAAAAGGCGCTAAAACACAGCTTACTATCAGTAGTGGAAGGTTTGGCGATCATTAAATTGGGTAAACATGAGTATGCCATTGAACCGGGTCAACACTTCTGGATTCCTCAGGGATGTTTGAGCTCCCTCACCTTTTTACCTAACACACGAGTGACTCGCTGTGACTTTTCTGTGCGCTTAGCTGACGCATTCGCTCAACAAGCAGGCTATGTGAAACCATCAGCGTTATTGTCAGCGCTTATTGAGAAATTGGTAATGACAAAAGCACGAAGCGAACATCAATTGGACTTGCTGGCAGTGGTTAAGCATGAAGTGCTGACTCTAAAGCCAATGCTGACTGGTTCAGCGCTAACCGACTCAATCAACAAATGGAAACCAGGTTGTGATTCGCAAGTTTCTATCGAGCTTTGCTTGGTTCTGACGCTAAGAGAAGCGCGTAAAATGAAGTTATCTGGTAAGAAGCAATCCGATATCGTGGCTAAGTTGTTCAACAACAATGAAGAAGAATACGAGCAACTGTGTTTCTTAGTGTTTGGGGAAGCACTGTAAATACAGCATACATAGAACGAAAAAAGGACGCACTCATGTGCGTCCTTTTTGTTTTGATTCGGCTTAAAACGGAACTTCGATTTGCATCATCCAGTCAGCGTCGTAGTATTCATGCCAACGGTAATCAAAGCGCATTCTAGGTTCACCATCGTGCTTATCGCCAAAGCCCACACTGAACATCAAACCATGACTTTTTAACCACTCTTCGGTGCTCATATTAGTTTCTTCATCACGTAGCTCTTCTGGCATCCAAAGCCCAAGACCAAAGTAGTTTTTTTCTAGGTTTTGAGTGAGTATCGGCGTGTCTTCCGAGCGAATAGCCCATTGATCCCAGTAACTTTCTTTAGGGCCTTCAATCGACTTTTCAGCAATATACCAGTTAAGTGTGTCCATGCTAAGAACACCTAAGCTATCAAAAACATCTTCACAAACTGTCATGGTATTATCGGCAAATACGACGGAACGATCAGACAAATAGCTACAAGCGGAACTAGCCTGTGTAGTCACAAGCAGCGCACACGCACTAAATACCACAATTCTGACCATGAAAACCTGACCTCTTCGTTTTCAGATTACGATTTTTTATATAAGCCTTCGCTTATCAACATTTTATTAACCGTTGGGGTCGTGAATGCGCTGATGTCTTTGCCCTCTACCAACGCAATGCGAATGTCCGTGCTTCTGATGTTGACTTTTTCTGGACAAGCCATCACAGCCCAACGCTCCATAATTTCTTCCGCTCTATAAAATTTAGCAAATTTGAAAAAATTATCAGGACCTATGACAAAAGTTATATCGGCTTGGGTGTGGATTTCTTGAATTTTTTCTAATAACGCAAAAGTCGTTACACTTTGTCCGGGTTGGTACAAAGCTTGCTCAAGGTCTGAACGTTGAACATTAGAAAGCCCCATGTCTTTAATAAAGGCATCAACCAGTTTGCACCGAATTGGGTAATCCAACATATTTTTGCCCCAAGCGTGTGCAATGCTTGGCTCTAGAAGCACGAGATCAAAGTGGCTCAGTGACTCGATCACGCTTTTGTGACCTAAGCTCGGCGGGTTAAATGCGCTACCAAAAACGGCGATTTTTTTCATATCCGGTGATTACCTGGTTGAAGAGAGTTTTCTAATCCGATGAATTCGGTATGATACTACTAATCTTTAGATCTTTTTGACACCAATGCGACGTTTATGGACTCCAATTGGGCGGTTTCTCACCACTTGGTGAACGATAAACGTCGTAAGCAGTATGAATCTAGTAATACTGATTAGTGTCGAACCTATTTGCAGGCAAAGGAACCCTAAATGGAACAATCAATCCGCGATGAAATGCGAGTACGCCCTTCTATCGACCCGCATTTCGAAATTGAACGCCGCGTCGCTTTTATCAAGCGTAAATTACAAGATTCTGGCTGTAGGTCTCTTGTCCTTGGTATCAGTGGAGGCGTTGACTCAACAACGTGTGGTCGCTTAGCTCAATTGGCTGTAGACCAACTAAATGAAGAATCTGACGACAATGGCTATCAGTTTATCGCCGTTCGCTTGCCTTACGGTGAGCAAAAGGATGAAGACGAAGCCCAACTTGCTCTTGATTTTATCCAACCAACGCATTCCGTATCGGTAAACATCAAAGCAGGTGTGGATGGTCTTCATGCTGCTTCTCACGTTGCATTGGAAGATAAGGATCTTCTGCCAACTGACGCAGCAAAAGTTGACTTCGTGAAAGGCAATGTAAAAGCACGTGCTCGCATGGTAGCGCAATACGAAATCGCTGGTTATGTTGGTGGGCTCGTTCTTGGTACTGACCACTCAGCAGAGAACATCACAGGTTTCTACACCAAATTTGGTGATGGCGCGTGCGATATGGCACCACTGTTTGGCTTGAGCAAACGTCAAGTCCGCGAAGTTGCGGCAACGCTAGGTGCGCCTGAATTGCTTGTGAAAAAAGTGCCAACGGCAGACTTAGAAGAGCTTGCTCCACAAAAAGCAGACGAAGATGCGCTAAGCCTGACTTACGAGCAAATCGATGACTTCCTAGAAGGTAAGCCTGTATCGCAAGAAGTGAGCGATCGTTTAGTAGCTATCTACAAAATGACTCAGCACAAGCGTCAGCCGATCCCAACGATCTACGACTAAAACGCGATTGTGCGCATGAGTGTTCCCTCTCTGAGCCCGCTCTAAGATAGAAAAAACGCCGCTAAGTTAGCGGCGTTTTTGTTTGCTGGTCATGAGCAGCGATTACTATTTATGGTAGTTAATCTGTTAGCATCACGTCCGTTTGTGGAATAGCACAACACGCGAGCACTGTACCCATTGCACGTTCTTCTGCGCTTAATGCAGGTACATCCGGATGATCAACCTGCCCAGACTCTAATTGAACCTTACAAGCACCACATAAGCCCGCACGACAACTGTTCGTGATGCTCTTGCCAGCATTCTCGACTTGCTCCAGCAATGTTTGTTGGTTGTTACCCGCCAACTTCAAGCCGTTGAATTCAATCTCAACACTTTTCTCAGGCTTGGTCGTCGCAACCGCAACGCCAAAAGCTTCTTGGTGGTAGTTATCTTCAGGTAACCCTTTCTTCAGCAGAAGGTTTTTCGCTTTCTGCATAAAACCATCAGGGCCACAAACGAACACTTGGCGTTGTTCAACATCTTTGATCTGTTTGATATGGGATAAGCTAATACGCCCTTTCAGGCCAAACCAGTCCACCGCAGGCTGAGTTAAGCAAATCTTCACATCTAAGCCCGGATGTTGGCGTTTTAGTTCGTTTAACTCATCTTTACACGGGATATCAATCTCGCTACTGCACTGATGGTAGAACACCACGTCATCGAGTTGGTTGTGATCCGCCAAGTAGCGAACCATCGATAGCATTGGCGTTACACCGCTACCAGCAGACAGCAAGAGTAGAGGCTGAACAGAGTGCTCTTTTAGATGAAATTGTCCATCTGGCGTTTCCGCTTCCAATACATCCCCTACTTGCAGGTTATCCAGTAACGCGTTAGATACACGACCACCAGAAACACGCTTAACGGAAATCGCGTAACGACCTGGACGAGATGGACTAGAAGAAAGCGTATAACGACGCCCAACTTTCTTACCGTCGAAATTCACTTCAATAGGCAAATGCTGCCCCGGCAAGTATGTTGGTAACTGACCTTTATTCGGCTCAAGCCATAAGGTGACGAAGTCGCGCGCAATCTCTTCTCGCTCGACACAGGTGAGCGACATGCGATTAGGAGAGTTATCTGGATAGAATTCAGCTTCTTTGTATTCCAGCACTTCTACCTTGTCTCCCTGACGAATAATGCCTTCATTAAGGGCAACAAGGTTTTGGCCGAAGAACACACCACCACGTTCATTAGCACGGAACTCTTGCAGTGTTTTCAACGGTTCTTTGCTTTCGCGGAAAGTGCCACGTTGAGTATTAACGGTGGTTAGAATGCAACGCTCACAAGGTTTCACTGATTCAAATTCGACTTCACCAATGCGAATGCGCTTCCATGAATCTTCTTCAAATGGCTTGGTATCGGACACCACAAGGTTGGTTCTAAACTGGTCCATCGAGTGCTGTTCAGGGCTTCTGCGATTTAGCTCTTCCAGTGACGCCTCACTGATCACAAGCATCGGATAGCCATCAGCAAAGCTAACGTTGTGGCCCAACTTCTCTCTTACACGATTTGATTGTTCACCAGTAAAAAGCAACTCAACGCGAAGGCCTAATACTTTGCTAAACCAATCATCTGCTTCGTCAGTTGTGGTGTATGCAGTAAAACTGTCTTTCCAAACCGTCGCGGGTGCTTCCTGCATTTTGAAATCTTGATAACGGATCTTTAATGGCTCTTCCCCAAGGCTGGTAAACACCACACCATCTGGCAATAACGCTGATTTGATGGTCACCATTTGGGGGAATTTACGTGCCGTCACCATTGAGCCGTCTGACGTCGCAATCATAAATCGACGATCAAAACTTAATCCTTGTTTTTCAACCCAAGCGGAAGACAGCTCGACGCCTCCTACGGATTTGACTGGAAAAACATTAATTTGGGATAAAACTGATTGCGACATAACGGACTTCCTACAGGTTCTTTTTAATTGTTCTACTATCATATCTCCATAAGCTTGGTGACCCAAGTATCTCGAGGTTACTCGGGGGTAAAACTCCGATTTACACGCGATATATTCATAAGGGATTCATTATTGAGCTCTAAGATATGTGTCAGTACGTCGCATTTTATGAATAACGTCCCATAAATTTGCACATTGTTGACGAAATTAGAATTGCCAATAGGTGACATTAAGCACATAAGACGCCAACCTTTTGACACTAAAATAATCTATCAGGAGCATAGACCATAGATACTTACAAACTGATTTAATTCTACTTTGTATCTTTCTTCCACCAGTGTCGGTTTACATGGAAAAAGGTCTAGAGAAAGACTTCTTTATCAACCTAATCCTGACGTTTTTCTTCTTCCTACCAGGCACAATTCACGCGCTTTGGTTAACGATGAAGTAACCAGCCAAACTCCTATCGTAAAGAAATGTGAAAAATGGGATGAAATGGAAGAGCAATTCCACTATCATCCTGTCGCCTAAGCGCAAGCGTTTGCTCTTGAGGTAAATGCAGCAGCGTTTAGGCTCCAAACATAACTTTTAAATGGTGGGAGCAATTAATGACAACACTGACTATTACTCGTCCTGACGATTGGCACGTTCACTTACGCGATGGTGAAGTTCTAAAAGATACCGTTCGCGATATTAGCCGTTACAACGGTCGTGCACTGATCATGCCGAACACCGTCCCACCAGTGACCAATACCGAAATGGCGCTAGCCTACCGTGATCGAATCCTTGCTGAGCAACACGGCGAGCAATTCGAGCCTCTTATGGCGCTGTACCTAACAGACAACACTACACCAGACGAAATCCGCAAAGCGAAAGCAACAGGAAAAATTGTTGCAGCAAAGCTTTATCCTGCGGGCGCAACCACCAACTCTGATTCTGGCGTAACCGACGCAAAGAACATCTACCACGTTTTTGAAGCGATGGAAGAAGTTGGCATGCTGCTTTTGGTTCATGGCGAAGTGACCCACAACCACGTTGATATTTTTGATCGTGAGAAGGAATTCCTAGACACTGTTCTGGCTCCTATCGTTAACGACTTCCCCAACCTAAAAATCGTTCTTGAGCACATCACGACTTCGGATGCGGCTAATTTCGTAAATAACGCTTCTGACAATGTTGCAGCAACGATTACCGCTCACCACCTGCTGTTCAACCGTAATCACATGCTAGTCGGTGGTATTAAGCCACACTTCTACTGCCTACCAATCCTTAAGCGCAATACCCACCAACAAGCGCTTATCGAAGCAGCAACAAGCGGTAGCAAGAAGTTTTTCCTAGGCACGGATTCAGCGCCACACGCAAAAGGCGCAAAAGAGTCGGCTTGTGGTTGTGCAGGCTCTTACACAGCACA encodes:
- a CDS encoding nicotinate-nicotinamide nucleotide adenylyltransferase; this encodes MKKIAVFGSAFNPPSLGHKSVIESLSHFDLVLLEPSIAHAWGKNMLDYPIRCKLVDAFIKDMGLSNVQRSDLEQALYQPGQSVTTFALLEKIQEIHTQADITFVIGPDNFFKFAKFYRAEEIMERWAVMACPEKVNIRSTDIRIALVEGKDISAFTTPTVNKMLISEGLYKKS
- a CDS encoding hybrid-cluster NAD(P)-dependent oxidoreductase; this translates as MSQSVLSQINVFPVKSVGGVELSSAWVEKQGLSFDRRFMIATSDGSMVTARKFPQMVTIKSALLPDGVVFTSLGEEPLKIRYQDFKMQEAPATVWKDSFTAYTTTDEADDWFSKVLGLRVELLFTGEQSNRVREKLGHNVSFADGYPMLVISEASLEELNRRSPEQHSMDQFRTNLVVSDTKPFEEDSWKRIRIGEVEFESVKPCERCILTTVNTQRGTFRESKEPLKTLQEFRANERGGVFFGQNLVALNEGIIRQGDKVEVLEYKEAEFYPDNSPNRMSLTCVEREEIARDFVTLWLEPNKGQLPTYLPGQHLPIEVNFDGKKVGRRYTLSSSPSRPGRYAISVKRVSGGRVSNALLDNLQVGDVLEAETPDGQFHLKEHSVQPLLLLSAGSGVTPMLSMVRYLADHNQLDDVVFYHQCSSEIDIPCKDELNELKRQHPGLDVKICLTQPAVDWFGLKGRISLSHIKQIKDVEQRQVFVCGPDGFMQKAKNLLLKKGLPEDNYHQEAFGVAVATTKPEKSVEIEFNGLKLAGNNQQTLLEQVENAGKSITNSCRAGLCGACKVQLESGQVDHPDVPALSAEERAMGTVLACCAIPQTDVMLTD
- the nadE gene encoding ammonia-dependent NAD(+) synthetase, which translates into the protein MEQSIRDEMRVRPSIDPHFEIERRVAFIKRKLQDSGCRSLVLGISGGVDSTTCGRLAQLAVDQLNEESDDNGYQFIAVRLPYGEQKDEDEAQLALDFIQPTHSVSVNIKAGVDGLHAASHVALEDKDLLPTDAAKVDFVKGNVKARARMVAQYEIAGYVGGLVLGTDHSAENITGFYTKFGDGACDMAPLFGLSKRQVREVAATLGAPELLVKKVPTADLEELAPQKADEDALSLTYEQIDDFLEGKPVSQEVSDRLVAIYKMTQHKRQPIPTIYD
- a CDS encoding 1-acyl-sn-glycerol-3-phosphate acyltransferase translates to MTANNDPYIEIRPYNDEEIPAALDRLIKDDEFISAILNHRFADKAAWFKTLMSPIIRVYLKAKWSKLDSVEAIQLEVKKYLQDTLNRTTDGVTFSGLDKLDKNTSYLFVSNHRDIAMDPALVNYGLHQTDHRTVRIAIGDNLLKKPCATELMRLNKSFIVKRSAKAPREMMKALGLLSGYIKHSLDTGNSIWIAQKEGRAKDGNDFTDPAILKMFHVEGRKQKVSFGEYTRSLKIVPVSISYQNDPCDIAKAKELYEKAENGRYEKGEFEDIESIIQGIVGYKGKVHVAFGDVIDQEFETPDELANEIDRQIHNNYRVFPINLLAAGREDESITESVKSQLQEKLEKLPTGAHSYLVASYANPVNNQE
- the pyrC gene encoding dihydroorotase, translated to MTTLTITRPDDWHVHLRDGEVLKDTVRDISRYNGRALIMPNTVPPVTNTEMALAYRDRILAEQHGEQFEPLMALYLTDNTTPDEIRKAKATGKIVAAKLYPAGATTNSDSGVTDAKNIYHVFEAMEEVGMLLLVHGEVTHNHVDIFDREKEFLDTVLAPIVNDFPNLKIVLEHITTSDAANFVNNASDNVAATITAHHLLFNRNHMLVGGIKPHFYCLPILKRNTHQQALIEAATSGSKKFFLGTDSAPHAKGAKESACGCAGSYTAHAALELYAEVFENEGKLENLEAFASLNGPDFYGIARNTDTVTLEKASWDVPETMPFGSDIVVPIRANEKIEWEVK